A stretch of DNA from Candidatus Schekmanbacteria bacterium:
TTGGTCTAAAATCTCGTCAGGATTTTCATATCTCGTCTGAATTCCCTCTAAATTTAAAACTGCCAATCCTCCATTCTTGCCCATTTCTATAGCAAATTTTGTATCCACAACGCCGTCCATTGCCGCCGCCAATATGGGTATATCAAATTTCATATCCCGCAAAGTCCAGCTTATATCGACCTCATTGGGATTGATTGTCACATCCCCCGGCACAAGCGCAATTTCATCAAATCCATAGCAAACTCGAGCTTTCCTGTTTATTCCTATCCACATTCCCATAACAAATTAACCTCCCTGAGTATTTTATTTTTTATTTCTTGAACATTTTTTCTTCAAAATATTGACTTCTTTCATTTCTTCTGCTGTAAATTTTCTATATTCTCCTTTGGGAAGTGTTCCCAGCTCAAAAGGTCCATACTTTATCCTTTTCAGACGCACAACTGTATATCCAAGTTTTTCGAAGATTCTTCGCACCTCCCTATTTTTTCCTGTCCTCAATGTTACACGCAGCCATGTATTCGAATTTGTCTCCTTCAAAATTTCTATAATTGGTTTTGATATATACCCTTTTTCTAACTTTACTGCATTAATTTTTCTTCTTTTTATTTTCTCATCAAGAAAGCCTTGTATCTTTACATCGTAAACTCTTTCAATGCCATTTGCCGCATCAGTAAGGATTTTACAAAAGTCCCCATCATTTGTTAGAATTAAAAGCCCCTCTGAATTATAATCAAGCCGCCCTACCGGGAACAATCGTTTGTCCGTGTCAAAGTAATCGATTACAGTTTTTCTTCCTTTCTCATCCTCTAATGAAGTAATTACCCCCTGCGGCTTATTGAAAAGATAATATTCCTTCTTTGCAGATGGCTTGATCTTTATTAATTTTCCATCGACTCTAATATGGTCAACTGAGGGATCAGCTTTTGTGCCTAACTGTGTAACAATCTTTCCATTAACCTTTACTCTCCCCTCCATTATCAGGGATTCCGCTTTCCTGCGCGACACTATCCCCGCTTCCGCTATTATTTTCTGTAGTCTCACCTTCATTTTCTTCTTCGCCTTTGTTAGTTTCTTCCGACTGACTGTCTGACAAATCAAAGCCAAGCTCTGAAAACTCTTTTAAAGTTGGCAAAGAGGATAAATCCTTTAAGCCAAATAGTTCTAAAAATGTTTTTGTCGTACCATACATTATGGGGCGTCCGGGCGCTTCCTTTTTCCCAAGTATCTTTATCAGGTCTCTTTCCAAAAGAGTTTTCAATGTACCTCCAATGTTGACGCCTCTAATCTGTTCAATTTCTGCTTTTGTAATTGGCTGTTTATATGCTATTACTGCAAGTGTTTCAAGTGCTGGAATAGAAAGTCGCACTTTTTTTCTTGTTGTATAAAGTTCAGATATCCATTTCGAAAACTCTGTGCGGGTTTTCATCTTAAATCCGCCTGCAACCTCAATGATTTCCATTCCTCTTCCATTTTTGTCATAATCTTCTATAAGCTCATATACTGCTTCTTTTATGAGAGCTTTTTCTGCTTTCACGATTTCGACCATTTTATTAATTGTCAAGGGCTCTTCTGACACAAAAATCAAGGCTTCAATGATAGGTTTCAATGATTCAACTGTAAATGATAAATATTTCTGCTGCATTTATTCACCTTTCTTTTTATCTGATTTTTAAAGTGCTTAAAGCTATTAATGCAAAAATAGCCGATATAATCCAAAACCTTATAACAACTTTTGGCTCTGCGATACCTCTTTTTTGAAAAGAATGGTGTATCGGCGCCATCAAAAAAAGTCTTCTACCAATATAGTTTATAAACACCATTTGAATAAAGACTGACGCTGCTTCTGCAACAAAAACAATTCCTGCTATTATGAATAAAAATTCTTGTTTTATGAGTACAGCAATTGTCCCTAACACTCCTCCAATCATCATCGAACCGGTATCTCCCATAAAAACTTGTGCTGGATATGAATTAAACCATAAAAAACCAATTCCTGCACCAATAAAAGCTGCTGAAAAAACTGCCAATTCACCGGCGCCATTAAGAAATTCAAATTGAAAGTATTTTGCCAATTTAAGATTGCTCAACACATATGCAAAAACTCCAAAGACCATAGCTGTTAATATTGAAGGGCCAATAGCAAGCCCATCGAGTCCATCAGCAAAATTGACTGCATTAGAAGTTGCCATAATAACAAAAATAACAAAGGGGACATAGAGCCATCCAATATCTACCGAATATTTATAAAATGGGAAATTTATGTGCGTTGCCTTGTCCATACCAACTGGAGATAAAGGAGAAACCATTATCAAAGCAAGAATCAATCCAAAGGATGCCTGCCAAAATATTTTTTCTTTCTTGCTCATACCATCTTTTCTGCCTTCTCTTACTTTAATCAGATCATCTTTGATTCCGAGGGCTGAAAACCACACCGTAGCAGCTATGATTATTTGCGTATACATATTGAAAAGGTTGCACCATAAGATTGCAGGAAGAATCATAGAAATAATAATCAACAATCCTCCCATTGTTGGTGTTCCCTCTTTCGATGAGGGATTAATTAGTTCAATCTCCTCTCTTGGAATATCTTTCAGCGATTTTCTTCTCAAAAATCTGATTATCGAAGGACCTGTTAAAATTGCAATTATAAAAGCTGTCACCATTGCGTAAATGATCCTAAATGTAAGATACCTGAAAAGACGGAGAAATGAAAAAATGCTTTCAGGATCATAAAAATATTTATAAAGCAGATAGAGCACTTAGCTCTCCTTACTTTTTTTAATTATTTCAGAAAAAATTTCTTTTAATGGGAATATTGGCTTGAATGACTCACATGTAAGGTCCAATTTCTCAACCTTCTTTTTAAGTATTTCAGGGATTTTGTCCATTTTTTTCAATGAATTTAGTGCAGCAGCCCTCACAACCCAAGACTCATCATCGAGAAGTATGCCCAATACACCAAGAGATGCCTCTAAATCTAAAAAATATTCCATTGATTGTGCAATTGCTGCTCTAACTTCAAAGTTCTTTTCCTTAATTTTTTTATTATATGACAAGAAGCTATTTGAATTATCCTTATCAGAATCAAAGGGAATCAATGACTTTGAAATTACATAGAATGCCTCTTCATCGTTTTTATATAGTTTAGCAAGAGTTTTAATAGATTCAGCCCTTGTTTCCCAATATTTGTCTCCCACTGCATTTATCAACGCTTTTTTAACATCATCTTGGGCAACTCCAATCT
This window harbors:
- a CDS encoding rRNA pseudouridine synthase; its protein translation is MKVRLQKIIAEAGIVSRRKAESLIMEGRVKVNGKIVTQLGTKADPSVDHIRVDGKLIKIKPSAKKEYYLFNKPQGVITSLEDEKGRKTVIDYFDTDKRLFPVGRLDYNSEGLLILTNDGDFCKILTDAANGIERVYDVKIQGFLDEKIKRRKINAVKLEKGYISKPIIEILKETNSNTWLRVTLRTGKNREVRRIFEKLGYTVVRLKRIKYGPFELGTLPKGEYRKFTAEEMKEVNILKKKCSRNKK
- the scpB gene encoding SMC-Scp complex subunit ScpB, which translates into the protein MQQKYLSFTVESLKPIIEALIFVSEEPLTINKMVEIVKAEKALIKEAVYELIEDYDKNGRGMEIIEVAGGFKMKTRTEFSKWISELYTTRKKVRLSIPALETLAVIAYKQPITKAEIEQIRGVNIGGTLKTLLERDLIKILGKKEAPGRPIMYGTTKTFLELFGLKDLSSLPTLKEFSELGFDLSDSQSEETNKGEEENEGETTENNSGSGDSVAQESGIPDNGGESKG
- the mraY gene encoding phospho-N-acetylmuramoyl-pentapeptide-transferase; amino-acid sequence: MVTAFIIAILTGPSIIRFLRRKSLKDIPREEIELINPSSKEGTPTMGGLLIIISMILPAILWCNLFNMYTQIIIAATVWFSALGIKDDLIKVREGRKDGMSKKEKIFWQASFGLILALIMVSPLSPVGMDKATHINFPFYKYSVDIGWLYVPFVIFVIMATSNAVNFADGLDGLAIGPSILTAMVFGVFAYVLSNLKLAKYFQFEFLNGAGELAVFSAAFIGAGIGFLWFNSYPAQVFMGDTGSMMIGGVLGTIAVLIKQEFLFIIAGIVFVAEAASVFIQMVFINYIGRRLFLMAPIHHSFQKRGIAEPKVVIRFWIISAIFALIALSTLKIR